In the Festucalex cinctus isolate MCC-2025b chromosome 10, RoL_Fcin_1.0, whole genome shotgun sequence genome, one interval contains:
- the ncl gene encoding nucleolin isoform X2, with protein sequence MVKLAKAANKQANQKKKAPPPPKQVDEESSEEDSEEETPPPKMVKKAKPAKAAKVNAKNGKAAKKAESEDEEEDSESEEEAPPPKKAAKAAAKPGPAQESEEDDDDDDDDDDDESEEEPPPPKKAAKAKAPAKKVKGKAAKEPSEDEDEEESEEEAPPPKKAAKQVAKPNAKSAKQEEDEDDEEEDEDESEEEMDTAPPAAAAKAKKAGMVKAKEESGEEDDEEEDEDDDEEEDDDDEEEDDDEEAPAAPAKRKAESKKDTPPAKKAKSEGEGFCLFVGNLNSNKDFDEIKDTMRKFFSKNDIEVADVRLGGSKKFGYIDFTCEEDMQKAMELNGKKVMGQEIKLDKARSKESSQDSKKERDLRTLFIKNLPFAATVDDLKEVFEDAVDVRLPLGQNGSNRGIAYVEFKTEAEAEKMLEEAQGCDIQGRSIMVDFVGEKSQKGAKIVAAASKTLVVNNLSFSATEEALQSTFEKAVSIRVPQRDGRPKGFAFLEFDSTEDAKEALDTLNNTEIEGRSIRLEYCHNSGGRQDGGPTKTLFVKGLSEDTTDQTLRDAFEGSVSARIVTDRETGSSKGFGFVDFDNENDCKAAKEAMEDGEIDGSKVTLDYARPKGEGGFRGGRGGGGFGGGFGGGFGGGFGGRGGGRGGRGGFGGRGGGGFGGRGRGGPRGGGRGGGRGGFGGGRGGGGGFGAKPQGKKIKFDD encoded by the exons ATGGTGAAGTTAGCGAAG GCTGCAAATAAACAAGCAAACCAGAAGAAAAAAGCCCCTCCGCCTCCAAAACAAGTGGATGAAGAATCAAGTGAAGAGGACAGTGAAGAAGAG ACTCCACCACCAAAAATGGTAAAGAAAGCTAAACCAGCCAAAGCCGCCAAGGttaatgctaaaaatggcaaggCTGCCAAGAAAGCAGAAAGTGAAGACGAGGAGGAAGATTCTG AGTCTGAAGAGGAAGCCCCTCCCCCGAAGAAAGCAGCCAAAGcagctgcaaaaccaggacccgCTCAAGAGTCAGAGgaggacgatgatgatgacgacgatgatgatgatg ATGAATCTGAGGAAGAGCCCCCACCACCGAAGAAAGCAGCCAAAGCGAAGGCCCCTGCCAAGAAGGTGAAGGGCAAAGCCGCGAAGGAGCCCTCAGAAGATGAAGACGAAGAAGAGTCTGAGGAAGAAGCCCCTCCCCCCAAGAAGGCTGCAAAACAAGTTGCTAAGCCCAATGCTAAGTCAGCTAAacaggaggaggatgaagatgatgaagaagaggatgaagaTG AGTCGGAAGAGGAAATGGATACAGCACCTCCTGCGGCAGCTGCCAAAGCAAAGAAGGCGGGCATGGTAAAAGCCAAGGAAGAGTCTGGGGAGGAGGATgacgaggaggaagatgaggatgatgacgaggaggaagatgatgatgatgaggaggaggatgatgacGAAGAGG CCCCGGCAGCTCCTGCGAAGAGGAAGGCGGAAAGCAAGAAAGACACACCACCTGCCAAGAAGGCAAAGTCAGAAGGAGAAG GTTTCTGTCTGTTTGTTGGCAACTTGAACTCAAACAAAGACTTCGATGAAATCAAAGATACAATGAGGAAATTCTTCTCCAAGAACGACATTGAGGTTGCTGACGTCCGGTTAGGCGGATCCAA GAAATTTGGCTACATTGACTTTACATGCGAGGAGGACATGCAAAAGGCAATGGAACTCAACGGCAAAAAAGTTATGGGCCAGGAAATCAAGTTGGACAAGGCCAGAAGCAAGGAGAGCTCCCAGGATTCCAAGAAAG AAAGGGACTTGCGGACGCTTTTTATAAAAAACCTTCCGTTCGCTGCCACTGTTGATGATTTAAAGGAGGTTTTTGAAGACGCTGTTGATGTCAGGTTGCCATTGGGCCAGAACGGGTCCAATCGAGG aatcGCCTACGTCGAGTTCAAAACTGAGGCTGAGGCAGAGAAGATGCTGGAAGAGGCACAGGGATGCGATATTCAGGGCAGGTCCATTATGGTGGactttgtgggagaaaaaagcCAAAAGGGGGCCAAGATTGTCG CTGCCGCCAGCAAGACGTTAGTAGTGAATAATCTGTCATTCAGCGCCACAGAGGAGGCCTTGCAGTCCACGTTTGAGAAGGCCGTTTCAATTCGAGTCCCACAGAGAGATGGCAGACCGAAAGG GTTTGCCTTTTTAGAGTTTGACAGCACAGAAGACGCCAAGGAAGCTTTAGACACACTGAACAACACCGAGATTGAAGGCCGCTCAATCCGACTCGAGTACTGCCACAACAGCGGTGGCAGGCAAGACGGAG GTCCAACAAAGACTCTGTTTGTCAAGGGTCTTTCAGAGGATACCACAGATCAAACCCTCAGAGATGCATTTGAAGGCTCAGTCAGTGCAAGGATTGTCACCGACAGAGAGACGGGGTCTTCTAAAGG CTTCGGCTTTGTGGACTTTGACAACGAGAATGACTGCAAGGCAGCCAAGGAAGCTATGGAGGATGGCGAAATTGACGGCAGCAAGGTGACGCTGGACTACGCCAGGCCCAAGGGTGAAGGCGGTTTCCGTGGAGGCCGCGGCGGAGGCGGCTTTGGTGGCGGCTTTGGTGGTGGCTTCGGTGGTGGTTTTGGTGGCCGCGGAGGCGGCAGGGGAGGTCGCGGCGGCTTCGGCGGACGTGGCGGCGGCGGCTTCGGCGGCAGGGGAAGAGGAGGTCCTCGTGGAGGTGGACGTGGCGGCGGACGTGGAGGCTTTGGAG gtggacgtggtggtggtggtggttttgGTGCCAAGCCCCAGGGGAAGAAAATTAAGTTTGATGACTAA
- the ncl gene encoding nucleolin isoform X3 has protein sequence MVKLAKAANKQANQKKKAPPPPKQVDEESSEEDSEEETPPPKMVKKAKPAKAAKVNAKNGKAAKKAESEDEEEDSESEEEAPPPKKAAKAAAKPGPAQESEEDDDDDDDDDDESEEEMDTAPPAAAAKAKKAGMVKAKEESGEEDDEEEDEDDDEEEDDDDEEEDDDEEAPAAPAKRKAESKKDTPPAKKAKSEGEGFCLFVGNLNSNKDFDEIKDTMRKFFSKNDIEVADVRLGGSKKFGYIDFTCEEDMQKAMELNGKKVMGQEIKLDKARSKESSQDSKKERDLRTLFIKNLPFAATVDDLKEVFEDAVDVRLPLGQNGSNRGIAYVEFKTEAEAEKMLEEAQGCDIQGRSIMVDFVGEKSQKGAKIVAAASKTLVVNNLSFSATEEALQSTFEKAVSIRVPQRDGRPKGFAFLEFDSTEDAKEALDTLNNTEIEGRSIRLEYCHNSGGRQDGGRGNGPTKTLFVKGLSEDTTDQTLRDAFEGSVSARIVTDRETGSSKGFGFVDFDNENDCKAAKEAMEDGEIDGSKVTLDYARPKGEGGFRGGRGGGGFGGGFGGGFGGGFGGRGGGRGGRGGFGGRGGGGFGGRGRGGPRGGGRGGGRGGFGGGRGGGGGFGAKPQGKKIKFDD, from the exons ATGGTGAAGTTAGCGAAG GCTGCAAATAAACAAGCAAACCAGAAGAAAAAAGCCCCTCCGCCTCCAAAACAAGTGGATGAAGAATCAAGTGAAGAGGACAGTGAAGAAGAG ACTCCACCACCAAAAATGGTAAAGAAAGCTAAACCAGCCAAAGCCGCCAAGGttaatgctaaaaatggcaaggCTGCCAAGAAAGCAGAAAGTGAAGACGAGGAGGAAGATTCTG AGTCTGAAGAGGAAGCCCCTCCCCCGAAGAAAGCAGCCAAAGcagctgcaaaaccaggacccgCTCAAGAGTCAGAGgaggacgatgatgatgacgacgatgatgatgatg AGTCGGAAGAGGAAATGGATACAGCACCTCCTGCGGCAGCTGCCAAAGCAAAGAAGGCGGGCATGGTAAAAGCCAAGGAAGAGTCTGGGGAGGAGGATgacgaggaggaagatgaggatgatgacgaggaggaagatgatgatgatgaggaggaggatgatgacGAAGAGG CCCCGGCAGCTCCTGCGAAGAGGAAGGCGGAAAGCAAGAAAGACACACCACCTGCCAAGAAGGCAAAGTCAGAAGGAGAAG GTTTCTGTCTGTTTGTTGGCAACTTGAACTCAAACAAAGACTTCGATGAAATCAAAGATACAATGAGGAAATTCTTCTCCAAGAACGACATTGAGGTTGCTGACGTCCGGTTAGGCGGATCCAA GAAATTTGGCTACATTGACTTTACATGCGAGGAGGACATGCAAAAGGCAATGGAACTCAACGGCAAAAAAGTTATGGGCCAGGAAATCAAGTTGGACAAGGCCAGAAGCAAGGAGAGCTCCCAGGATTCCAAGAAAG AAAGGGACTTGCGGACGCTTTTTATAAAAAACCTTCCGTTCGCTGCCACTGTTGATGATTTAAAGGAGGTTTTTGAAGACGCTGTTGATGTCAGGTTGCCATTGGGCCAGAACGGGTCCAATCGAGG aatcGCCTACGTCGAGTTCAAAACTGAGGCTGAGGCAGAGAAGATGCTGGAAGAGGCACAGGGATGCGATATTCAGGGCAGGTCCATTATGGTGGactttgtgggagaaaaaagcCAAAAGGGGGCCAAGATTGTCG CTGCCGCCAGCAAGACGTTAGTAGTGAATAATCTGTCATTCAGCGCCACAGAGGAGGCCTTGCAGTCCACGTTTGAGAAGGCCGTTTCAATTCGAGTCCCACAGAGAGATGGCAGACCGAAAGG GTTTGCCTTTTTAGAGTTTGACAGCACAGAAGACGCCAAGGAAGCTTTAGACACACTGAACAACACCGAGATTGAAGGCCGCTCAATCCGACTCGAGTACTGCCACAACAGCGGTGGCAGGCAAGACGGAGGTAGGGGGAACG GTCCAACAAAGACTCTGTTTGTCAAGGGTCTTTCAGAGGATACCACAGATCAAACCCTCAGAGATGCATTTGAAGGCTCAGTCAGTGCAAGGATTGTCACCGACAGAGAGACGGGGTCTTCTAAAGG CTTCGGCTTTGTGGACTTTGACAACGAGAATGACTGCAAGGCAGCCAAGGAAGCTATGGAGGATGGCGAAATTGACGGCAGCAAGGTGACGCTGGACTACGCCAGGCCCAAGGGTGAAGGCGGTTTCCGTGGAGGCCGCGGCGGAGGCGGCTTTGGTGGCGGCTTTGGTGGTGGCTTCGGTGGTGGTTTTGGTGGCCGCGGAGGCGGCAGGGGAGGTCGCGGCGGCTTCGGCGGACGTGGCGGCGGCGGCTTCGGCGGCAGGGGAAGAGGAGGTCCTCGTGGAGGTGGACGTGGCGGCGGACGTGGAGGCTTTGGAG gtggacgtggtggtggtggtggttttgGTGCCAAGCCCCAGGGGAAGAAAATTAAGTTTGATGACTAA
- the ncl gene encoding nucleolin isoform X1, producing MVKLAKAANKQANQKKKAPPPPKQVDEESSEEDSEEETPPPKMVKKAKPAKAAKVNAKNGKAAKKAESEDEEEDSESEEEAPPPKKAAKAAAKPGPAQESEEDDDDDDDDDDDESEEEPPPPKKAAKAKAPAKKVKGKAAKEPSEDEDEEESEEEAPPPKKAAKQVAKPNAKSAKQEEDEDDEEEDEDESEEEMDTAPPAAAAKAKKAGMVKAKEESGEEDDEEEDEDDDEEEDDDDEEEDDDEEAPAAPAKRKAESKKDTPPAKKAKSEGEGFCLFVGNLNSNKDFDEIKDTMRKFFSKNDIEVADVRLGGSKKFGYIDFTCEEDMQKAMELNGKKVMGQEIKLDKARSKESSQDSKKERDLRTLFIKNLPFAATVDDLKEVFEDAVDVRLPLGQNGSNRGIAYVEFKTEAEAEKMLEEAQGCDIQGRSIMVDFVGEKSQKGAKIVAAASKTLVVNNLSFSATEEALQSTFEKAVSIRVPQRDGRPKGFAFLEFDSTEDAKEALDTLNNTEIEGRSIRLEYCHNSGGRQDGGRGNGPTKTLFVKGLSEDTTDQTLRDAFEGSVSARIVTDRETGSSKGFGFVDFDNENDCKAAKEAMEDGEIDGSKVTLDYARPKGEGGFRGGRGGGGFGGGFGGGFGGGFGGRGGGRGGRGGFGGRGGGGFGGRGRGGPRGGGRGGGRGGFGGGRGGGGGFGAKPQGKKIKFDD from the exons ATGGTGAAGTTAGCGAAG GCTGCAAATAAACAAGCAAACCAGAAGAAAAAAGCCCCTCCGCCTCCAAAACAAGTGGATGAAGAATCAAGTGAAGAGGACAGTGAAGAAGAG ACTCCACCACCAAAAATGGTAAAGAAAGCTAAACCAGCCAAAGCCGCCAAGGttaatgctaaaaatggcaaggCTGCCAAGAAAGCAGAAAGTGAAGACGAGGAGGAAGATTCTG AGTCTGAAGAGGAAGCCCCTCCCCCGAAGAAAGCAGCCAAAGcagctgcaaaaccaggacccgCTCAAGAGTCAGAGgaggacgatgatgatgacgacgatgatgatgatg ATGAATCTGAGGAAGAGCCCCCACCACCGAAGAAAGCAGCCAAAGCGAAGGCCCCTGCCAAGAAGGTGAAGGGCAAAGCCGCGAAGGAGCCCTCAGAAGATGAAGACGAAGAAGAGTCTGAGGAAGAAGCCCCTCCCCCCAAGAAGGCTGCAAAACAAGTTGCTAAGCCCAATGCTAAGTCAGCTAAacaggaggaggatgaagatgatgaagaagaggatgaagaTG AGTCGGAAGAGGAAATGGATACAGCACCTCCTGCGGCAGCTGCCAAAGCAAAGAAGGCGGGCATGGTAAAAGCCAAGGAAGAGTCTGGGGAGGAGGATgacgaggaggaagatgaggatgatgacgaggaggaagatgatgatgatgaggaggaggatgatgacGAAGAGG CCCCGGCAGCTCCTGCGAAGAGGAAGGCGGAAAGCAAGAAAGACACACCACCTGCCAAGAAGGCAAAGTCAGAAGGAGAAG GTTTCTGTCTGTTTGTTGGCAACTTGAACTCAAACAAAGACTTCGATGAAATCAAAGATACAATGAGGAAATTCTTCTCCAAGAACGACATTGAGGTTGCTGACGTCCGGTTAGGCGGATCCAA GAAATTTGGCTACATTGACTTTACATGCGAGGAGGACATGCAAAAGGCAATGGAACTCAACGGCAAAAAAGTTATGGGCCAGGAAATCAAGTTGGACAAGGCCAGAAGCAAGGAGAGCTCCCAGGATTCCAAGAAAG AAAGGGACTTGCGGACGCTTTTTATAAAAAACCTTCCGTTCGCTGCCACTGTTGATGATTTAAAGGAGGTTTTTGAAGACGCTGTTGATGTCAGGTTGCCATTGGGCCAGAACGGGTCCAATCGAGG aatcGCCTACGTCGAGTTCAAAACTGAGGCTGAGGCAGAGAAGATGCTGGAAGAGGCACAGGGATGCGATATTCAGGGCAGGTCCATTATGGTGGactttgtgggagaaaaaagcCAAAAGGGGGCCAAGATTGTCG CTGCCGCCAGCAAGACGTTAGTAGTGAATAATCTGTCATTCAGCGCCACAGAGGAGGCCTTGCAGTCCACGTTTGAGAAGGCCGTTTCAATTCGAGTCCCACAGAGAGATGGCAGACCGAAAGG GTTTGCCTTTTTAGAGTTTGACAGCACAGAAGACGCCAAGGAAGCTTTAGACACACTGAACAACACCGAGATTGAAGGCCGCTCAATCCGACTCGAGTACTGCCACAACAGCGGTGGCAGGCAAGACGGAGGTAGGGGGAACG GTCCAACAAAGACTCTGTTTGTCAAGGGTCTTTCAGAGGATACCACAGATCAAACCCTCAGAGATGCATTTGAAGGCTCAGTCAGTGCAAGGATTGTCACCGACAGAGAGACGGGGTCTTCTAAAGG CTTCGGCTTTGTGGACTTTGACAACGAGAATGACTGCAAGGCAGCCAAGGAAGCTATGGAGGATGGCGAAATTGACGGCAGCAAGGTGACGCTGGACTACGCCAGGCCCAAGGGTGAAGGCGGTTTCCGTGGAGGCCGCGGCGGAGGCGGCTTTGGTGGCGGCTTTGGTGGTGGCTTCGGTGGTGGTTTTGGTGGCCGCGGAGGCGGCAGGGGAGGTCGCGGCGGCTTCGGCGGACGTGGCGGCGGCGGCTTCGGCGGCAGGGGAAGAGGAGGTCCTCGTGGAGGTGGACGTGGCGGCGGACGTGGAGGCTTTGGAG gtggacgtggtggtggtggtggttttgGTGCCAAGCCCCAGGGGAAGAAAATTAAGTTTGATGACTAA
- the b3gnt7 gene encoding UDP-GlcNAc:betaGal beta-1,3-N-acetylglucosaminyltransferase 7 has translation MMNNRDRWKVYKRVAVMFCLAVVALTVLQRGSINMGAPFQLERRARMDPSEGAESGALPSPQKSKSFWKASKQQPSRPARSSTQQPSVTENNSATTWDVASANCSANLNLSGQDWFQGLEGNFKQFLLYRHCRYFPMLLNHPEKCSGDVYLLMVIKSVATQHDRREVIRKTWGKERVLNGKRIKTLFLLGKPSNHAESVNHQKLVEYENRIYGDILQWGFLDSFFNLTLKETHFLKWFHTYCQNVHYIFKGDDDVFVNVDNIFEFLDSTNHARNLFVGDVIFKAKPIRKKENKYYIPQALYNKTHYPPYAGGGGFLMDRTVARRLHWVADTMELYPIDDVFLGMCLEVLQVTPIKHNAFKTFGLVKDKSSKLNREPCFFRSMIVVHKLLPTELRHMWNLVNSDLVCSQKVEIL, from the exons AT GATGAACAACAGAGACCGCTGGAAGGTGTACAAGAGGGTGGCTGTCATGTTCTGCCTGGCAGTGGTGGCGCTGACTGTTCTCCAGAGGGGAAGCATCAACATGGGGGCTCCGTTCCAACTGGAGAGGCGGGCTCGCATGGATCCCTCAGAGGGAGCGGAATCTGGAGCTTTACCCTCCCCCCAGAAAAGTAAAAGTTTTTGGAAGGCGAGCAAACAGCAGCCATCCCGGCCTGCTCGGTCAAGCACCCAGCAACCCAGTGTCACTGAAAACAACAGCGCCACAACCTGGGATGTAGCCAGCGCCAACTGTAGCGCCAACCTCAATCTCTCAGGTCAGGACTGGTTTCAGGGACTGGAGGGAAATTTCAAGCAGTTCCTGCTTTATCGACACTGTCGTTACTTCCCAATGCTCCTCAACCACCCCGAGAAGTGCTCAGGGGACGTGTATTTACTCATGGTGATCAAGTCGGTGGCTACCCAGCATGACCGCAGAGAGGTCATTCGGAAAACCTGGGGGAAGGAGCGAGTGTTGAACGGCAAGAGGATAAAGACGCTTTTCCTTCTCGGTAAACCATCCAACCATGCCGAAAGCGTAAACCACCAGAAGCTGGTGGAGTATGAGAACCGCATCTACGGGGATATCCTCCAGTGGGGCTTCTTGGATAGCTTCTTCAATCTCACACTGAAGGAGACCCATTTTCTCAAATGGTTCCACACCTACTGCCAAAACGTTCACTACATCTTCAAGGGGGACGACGATGTCTTTGTCAATGTGGACAACATTTTCGAGTTTCTAGACAGCACTAACCATGCGAGGAATCTCTTTGTAGGGGATGTGATTTTTAAGGCGAAGCCAATccgtaaaaaggaaaataagtaCTACATCCCTCAAGCTCTCTATAACAAGACCCATTACCCTCCGTATGCAGGTGGAGGCGGGTTTCTGATGGATAGAACCGTGGCGCGGAGGCTTCACTGGGTAGCCGACACCATGGAGTTGTACCCCATTGATGATGTCTTCTTGGGTATGTGCCTCGAGGTCCTTCAGGTCACGCCGATAAAACACAACGCCTTTAAGACGTTCGGTCTTGTGAAAGACAAGAGCAGTAAGTTGAACAGAGAACCTTGTTTTTTTAGGAGCATGATTGTTGTTCACAAACTGCTCCCGACGGAACTCAGGCACATGTGGAATCTGGTCAACAGCGACCTGGTCTGCTCGCAAAAAGTCGAGATCCTATAG